Part of the Musa acuminata AAA Group cultivar baxijiao chromosome BXJ3-10, Cavendish_Baxijiao_AAA, whole genome shotgun sequence genome, TGTCTGAGAATATACCGGCTAGAGAGGGCAGTAACGAGAGTCTCAGTATTCGTGGATAAAATTCTTCTCAAGGAGTTGACTTTATATTGGATATCTCCAGAAGAAGATGGCGATGATGAGGGGGACGATGGTGAGGGTGATGGAGATGGCAGAAactacgatgatgatgatgaggaaggaaATGAAGAGGACAACGGAGATGAGGATGAGGGCCATGGAGTCACATGGACTGAGCAGCAGTTCCAGGCAGTTGAGAAGTTATGCGATGAACTCTCTCCCCCATCCAGCCAGCAAGATCTTACCATTCGACGATTCCCCGGTCGGCAACTCCCATGCTGGTTGATGTCAACCTCACTAGACAAATCCTTCCCTAATCTGGCATTTTTGAAGTTTTGGTACCTCAAATCATGCACGGAACTGCCTCCTCTAGGCATGTTGCCCCTTCTAAAACATCGTGACATCACCGGCGGTGAAGCCATCAAaaccattgggcctgagtttctGGGCCGCAAGTTCCCTGGAGCTTCCGCATTTCCAAAACTTGAACATCTGGAGTTTGACGAAATGCCCAACTGGGAAGAATGGTCAGTATGCGGGATGGAAGAAAATGGTCAGGGACCGCACCTCAAGCTCTTTCCTAATCTGAAGATATGCAAGATGATAGACTGTCCGAAACTGAGAGCTCTTCCAGAAGGCCTATCCCATGCTACCAAGTTGAAGGAATTGTATCTTGATAGTACTCAAGACTTGAGAGAAATCACAAACCTCCGCTTGAATTACAAGCTCGAGGTCAAAGATAACACGATGCTGAATAGATTATCCAACCTTTCCATGAAGTATCTGAAGGTGGAAGATTGTCCGAATCTGGAGTACGTGGAGAATCTCGACAGGTTGCAACAGCTGGTCCTGATATGTCCACGACAAATGAAGCAACTTCCGCAGTGGCTGTCAACCCTAATTCGGCAGCGCCAAAGCATTCCTTCCGCTCAGTGGAGCTTCAGAAAACTGGAACTGCAATGCAACATCGTGTTGCTGAAGAGCTGTCTCGTGGGCAACGAGAATTGGCATATCATTCAACAGATTCCAGATGTCATAATTCAAACCTATTCCAGGAAAAAGTATATTCGATATAGTAAGCATCCACGCATGTACGATGCAAAAGTATGATGAATTCGCCGTTCCAGTAAGTTCATTatccattttcttttctatctatcCCATgactgtatatacatatatgtgtatttgTTTTCATGTACGTTGACTTTCTCCTTTCGTACAGGATCAATAAAAGGCCTCTGCCCGGTTATTCTACTTATAGATTTTTTGTGAATAAAGAAGCTATTTGGAGCAGGGATTCGATGATGTTGTCCTACTATCAAGCCTGTATGCTTGTTTGTTTCCTTCTACGTTACTTATTTGTGTATTTGCATCTCCACAATAATTTATCTTTCCAAAAGAATTTGGAACAAATGATGTGGTCATGTAAATAGTATGAAGGCGTTGTCCATAGGCTAGCTCAGCATGAAGATGTTGTCACTGATCCATATACGGAGATGGCACAGGGAAATGATTGACAAGAATCTACTGACAAATTTTCGTGCCTCATCGCAAGTACATTACTCTTCCCTTTTCTCTTGTTGGTTGCTTTTAGCTGCTTATATTTTTAGGTTTTATTACTACATAAAGTTCTCGATGTTTCTCTTCTTCAAATGCTTCCTTTGGCAGGTCATAAAGGG contains:
- the LOC135651381 gene encoding putative disease resistance RPP13-like protein 1, encoding MNLNHLEGFVIGHSDPTNELHEEGCDLEELRALSKLRCLRIYRLERAVTRVSVFVDKILLKELTLYWISPEEDGDDEGDDGEGDGDGRNYDDDDEEGNEEDNGDEDEGHGVTWTEQQFQAVEKLCDELSPPSSQQDLTIRRFPGRQLPCWLMSTSLDKSFPNLAFLKFWYLKSCTELPPLGMLPLLKHRDITGGEAIKTIGPEFLGRKFPGASAFPKLEHLEFDEMPNWEEWSVCGMEENGQGPHLKLFPNLKICKMIDCPKLRALPEGLSHATKLKELYLDSTQDLREITNLRLNYKLEVKDNTMLNRLSNLSMKYLKVEDCPNLEYVENLDRLQQLVLICPRQMKQLPQWLSTLIRQRQSIPSAQWSFRKLELQCNIVLLKSCLVGNENWHIIQQIPDVIIQTYSRKKYIRYSKHPRMYDAKV